The Xenopus tropicalis strain Nigerian chromosome 7, UCB_Xtro_10.0, whole genome shotgun sequence genome includes a region encoding these proteins:
- the LOC100494627 gene encoding proproteinase E, with translation MLSLVFSVLLLSGAYGCGVPTYAPSARVVNGESAKPYSWPWQVSLQVLKDGVFLHNCGGTLIADRWILTAAHCINFSRTNRVVVGEFDLANEEGAEEIFLIPSEDMFVHQSWNSVCVACGNDIALIRLPRPVQISDKVQLSCLPPAGELLPNNFSCYASGWGRLYTGGPIPDILQQALLPVVDYDHCSQRDWWGATVKRSMVCAGGDIRSVCNGDSGGPLNCQGADGRWYVHGVASFVSGYGCNTLKKPSVFTRVSAFNSWIQQTISENSVSGFQ, from the exons ATGCTGAGTTTGGTCTTCTCTGTTCTGCTGCTCTCAGGAG CCTATGGATGTGGGGTTCCCACTTACGCTCCATCTGCCCGAGTGGTGAATGGTGAAAGTGCCAAACCCTACAGTTGGCCTTGGCAG GTCTCTCTGCAGGTCCTGAAAGATGGGGTATTTTTACACAATTGTGGGGGAACCCTCATCGCCGACAGATGGATCCTGACTGCCGCCCACTGTATCAA CTTCTCCCGGACCAATCGGGTCGTGGTTGGAGAGTTTGACTTAGCCAATGAGGAAGGAGCAGAGGAGATCTTCCTTATTCCATCTGAGGACATGTTTGTGCACCAATCATGGAACAGTGTTTGTGTCGCTTGTGG gAATGACATTGCCCTTATCCGATTGCCCCGCCCTGTGCAGATAAGTGATAAGGTTCAACTGAGCTGCCTCCCCCCCGCCGGGGAACTGCTCCCCAACAATTTCTCCTGCTATGCCAGTGGCTGGGGGCGACTTTACA CTGGGGGGCCCATTCCTGATATCCTGCAGCAGGCGCTGCTCCCGGTGGTGGATTATGATCACTGCAGCCAGAGAGACTGGTGGGGCGCCACAGTGAAACGCAGCATGGTGTGCGCCGGAGGGGACATTCGCTCTGTCTGCAAT GGTGACTCTGGGGGACCCCTCAACTGCCAGGGGGCCGATGGCCGGTGGTACGTACATGGGGTGGCCAGCTTTGTGTCTGGCTACGGGTGCAACACCCTCAAGAAGCCCAGTGTGTTCACTCGCGTGTCGGCCTTTAACTCTTGGATCCAGCAA ACCATCAGTGAGAATTCCGTAAGTGGATTCCAGTAG